CGAACATCTCCGACAGGCGCCCGGAGGTCATGTGCCGGCGCACGTCCATCTCGTAGAACCGGTCCTGCGCCTGGACGTAGCCCTGCGCCATGAACAGGTCCGCGTCCGAGGAGGCGTAGATCTGCGGGATGCCGCTGCCGTCCCGCTTCACGTCGACGGGCCCGGAGAGGCCGTCGAGCGTGATCGTTCCCTGGGTCTGCGGGAAGGAGGCGCGGACGGTGCTGATCGACCAGTACGCCCCGTAGGCGACGCCAGCGACGAGGGCGAGGACCAGCACCAGCACGAGGAGTCGGGCTTTGCGCCCCTTCTTCCTGCCGGACTTGACGGGCGTGGCACCGGTCGTGGCGGTGTCACCCGTTGTGGCGGTGGTGTTGGGGGGCATCGCTGTCCTTGCTGTCCTAACGCGAGCGGCAGGTCGGGCTGTGACTTTGAATGAGCGCTGGGAGCAACCATAGGCGCAGGGCCCTGTCCCGCTTGACGCGGAGTCGGGAACCGGCGCGCACGAGCGTTCGATCTTGCCTCGCGAAGCGTCAAGAAAGCGTCAAGAATTAGGTAAGGTAACGAAGTACTTGGGTGCGGTGCGCCGCAGCCTCGGGTCTTGTGTACGCGAGCCCGCGCGTGCCCCGCGCGGGCCAAGGAAGGGAACCGCCGCTGACTGTCCACCACCTCAACCAGCTCCTGCTCGTCTGCTCCCTCGTCCTGCTCGTCGCCGTCGCGGCGGTCCGGATCTCCTCCCGCAGCGGGCTCCCCAGCCTGCTCGTCTACCTGGGGATCGGCGTCCTCATGGGCCAGGACGGCATCGGGCACATCCACTTCAACAGCGCCGAAGTGACCCAGGTGATGGGATACGCGGCCCTGGTCGTGATCCTCGCCGAGGGCGGTCTGGGCACGAAGTGGAAGGAGGTCCGGCCGGTCCTGTCGTCCGCCTCGGTCCTGGCGACGGCGGGAGTCGCGGTCAGCGTCGGCGTCACGGCGGCCGGCGCCCACTACCTGGTCGGGCTGGACTGGCGGCAGGCCCTCATCATCGGGGCCGTGGTGTCGTCGACGGACGCGGCGGCGGTCTTCTCCGTGCTGCGGCGCATCCCGCTCCCCGCGCGCGTGACCGGCACCCTGGAGGCGGAGTCCGGCTTCAACGACGCCCCGGTCGTCATCCTGGTCGTCGCCTTCTCCCAGGCGGGCCCGGTCGAGCACTGGTACACCCTGGTCGGCGAGATTGCCCTGGAGCTGGCCATCGGAGCCACCGTCGGGCTCGCGGTGGGCTGGATCGGGTCCTGGGCACTGCGGCGCGTGGCGCTGCCCGCCTCGGGTCTGTACCCGATCGCCGTGATGGCCATCGCCGTCACCGCCTACGCCGACGGCGCCCTGGCGCACGGCAGCGGCTTCCTCGCCGTCTACCTGGCCTCGATGATGCTCGGCAACGCCAAGCTGCCGCACTGGCCCGCCACCCGCGGCTTCGCCGAGGGGCTCGGCTGGATCGCGCAGATCGGCATGTTCGTCGTGCTCGGCCTGCTGGTCACCCCGCACGAGCTGGGCGACGACATCCTGCCCGCGCTGGTCATCGGGCTGGTGCTGACCATGGTCGCGCGCCCGCTGAGCGTGGTCTTCAGCCTGGCCCCGTTCCGGGTGCCGTGGCAGGAGCAGGTCCTGATGTCGTGGGCGGGCCTGCGCGGCGCCGTCCCCATCATCCTGGCGACCATCCCCATGGTGAACGGCGTCGCGGGCAGCCGGCGCATCTTCAACCTCGTCTTCGTGCTGGTCGTCGTCTACACCCTCATCCAGGGCCCGACGCTGCCCTGGCTGGCCCGCACGCTGCGGCTCGGCGAGCAGGGCGAGGCGTCCGACCTGGGCATCGAGTCGGCGCCCCTGGAGCGGCTGCGCGGGCACCTGCTGTCCGTCTCCATCCCCGAGGGCTCCCGGATGAACGGCGTCGAGGTCAACGAGCTGCGGCTGCCGCCCGGAGCCGCCGTCACGCTGGTCGTGCGGGAGGGGAAGTCGTTCGTTCCGCTGCCCACGACGGTGCTGCGGCACGCCGACGAACTCCTCGTCGTGGCCACCGACCCGGTCCGCGACGCCGCGGAACGGCGGCTGCGCGCCGTCGCCCACGGCGGCAAGCTGGCCGACTGGCTCGGGACGAGCGGCGCGGGCTCACGCTGAGATACGCCGAGCCCGTCGCCGCCCACGTCGCGGTCCAGGCGCTGTCGGCGGGCGGGCTCGCGCCGCGTCGGGCTCGTCGAAGGTGCGCACCCGCTGCCTTCCCAGGCGCACGCGCCCCGGGGTGCGCCTTTTCACAGGGGCACAAGCCCTTGATCCCTGTAGGATGAAGGCGCACCCTGATCGAACCAACTCTGCCTGACGCAGAGCTGGCGCGACCGTATGGCGGCCGGAACGCCCCTGGCAGTGGCCCCGGTATCTACCGCAGTTCCGCGCAAGAGGACAGCTCTCGGCGCCCCCGCACGGGCGCGCTACCAGGCGGTAGAAAGGCACGGGCCGTGGCGTCCACGGTCACCAGCGAGGCGGCGGAGAACCCGCAGTCCTCCCCCCGGCCGGGCTACGGACAGCTGCTGCGCACCCGCGGCGCCTGGACGTTCCTGCTTCCCGGCTTCGCGGCACGCCAGCCGTTCGCGATGCTCACCATCTCCATCGTGCTGCTCGTCCAGCACACCACCGGCTCGTACGGCGCCGCCGGCGCCGCCGCGGCCGCCACCGGTGTCTCCATGGCGCTGTTCGCGCCCTACAGCGGCCGTCTCGCCGACCGCTACGGGCAGCGCGCCGTCCTGATCCCCGGTGTCCTGGTGCACACGGTCTCCGGTCTCTCCCTGACGGCACTCGCGCTGGCGCACGCACCGCTGTGGGCGCTGTTCGCGGCCGCCGTCCCGACCGGCGCCTCGGTGCCGCAGGTCGGCCCCATGGTGCGCGCCCGCTGGGGCGTCCGGCTCCAGGGCTCGCCCCTGATGAGCACCGCGGCGGCCTTCGAGTCCGTCACGGACGAGCTGACCTTCGTCTTCGGGCCGCTGCTGGCGACCGCGCTGTGCACGACGGTGACCCCGTCCGCCGGCCTGGTGACCGAGGCCGCGCTCACCCTCGTCGGCGGCCTGCTGTTCGCCGCGCAGAAGAGCACGCAGCCCCCGGTGAGCGCTGCCGAGGGCGGCCACGCGCGCGTGGAGCACACCTCGGCGCTGCGCGTCCCGGGCGTGCGGGTCCTCATCGTGACGTTCCTCGGCATCGGGTCCGTCTTCGGCGGCATGCAGGTGGGGCTGGCCG
Above is a genomic segment from Streptomyces collinus Tu 365 containing:
- a CDS encoding potassium/proton antiporter, which gives rise to MYASPRVPRAGQGREPPLTVHHLNQLLLVCSLVLLVAVAAVRISSRSGLPSLLVYLGIGVLMGQDGIGHIHFNSAEVTQVMGYAALVVILAEGGLGTKWKEVRPVLSSASVLATAGVAVSVGVTAAGAHYLVGLDWRQALIIGAVVSSTDAAAVFSVLRRIPLPARVTGTLEAESGFNDAPVVILVVAFSQAGPVEHWYTLVGEIALELAIGATVGLAVGWIGSWALRRVALPASGLYPIAVMAIAVTAYADGALAHGSGFLAVYLASMMLGNAKLPHWPATRGFAEGLGWIAQIGMFVVLGLLVTPHELGDDILPALVIGLVLTMVARPLSVVFSLAPFRVPWQEQVLMSWAGLRGAVPIILATIPMVNGVAGSRRIFNLVFVLVVVYTLIQGPTLPWLARTLRLGEQGEASDLGIESAPLERLRGHLLSVSIPEGSRMNGVEVNELRLPPGAAVTLVVREGKSFVPLPTTVLRHADELLVVATDPVRDAAERRLRAVAHGGKLADWLGTSGAGSR
- a CDS encoding MFS transporter; the encoded protein is MASTVTSEAAENPQSSPRPGYGQLLRTRGAWTFLLPGFAARQPFAMLTISIVLLVQHTTGSYGAAGAAAAATGVSMALFAPYSGRLADRYGQRAVLIPGVLVHTVSGLSLTALALAHAPLWALFAAAVPTGASVPQVGPMVRARWGVRLQGSPLMSTAAAFESVTDELTFVFGPLLATALCTTVTPSAGLVTEAALTLVGGLLFAAQKSTQPPVSAAEGGHARVEHTSALRVPGVRVLIVTFLGIGSVFGGMQVGLAAFTESIGEPGLNGVLYGVFAAGNMLSGIVCGAIAWKAAPQRRLLVGYTGLALTAAALWTAHSVLLLAGLGLLVGMCIAPALITGYTLVEGLVPAGARTEAFTWLTGAVALGQAAAVTVAGQLEDRLWDGAGFLVPMAGTLLALATLVALRSRLVPPARNRTVARGVGHRVPVTVD